One region of Eupeodes corollae chromosome 1, idEupCoro1.1, whole genome shotgun sequence genomic DNA includes:
- the LOC129939259 gene encoding uncharacterized protein LOC129939259, giving the protein MFHRIDIRPEDQMCQRFLWRDGSPENQLEVYQMRAMIFGATCSPSLAQHVKNTNAMQFKDENPIAVTAITERHYVDDYVDSFETEEDAIDVVKQVVWIHQKGNFELANFVSNSERVLKELGVLDEVNRVVDVNVDVCDKRERILGMHWNNTKDAFVFSFQFHKVSLDILTGVRTPTKREMLSVIMSIFDPFGFLAHFVISAKILLQEVWKSGIPWDTVLPDRILNKWKLWVTELNDVQNITIPRCYSAFFKKGRVELHIFTDASENAYAAVAYWRIISSDGEINVAFVAAKSRCSPITPMSIPHLELQAAILGVRLKSSILAGHSRNADQVYYWSDSKTVIRWINSSSCRFKQFVEHRISEILEESEQTQWNWLPTTENIADEATRARFPVNLESSSRLKRTVARVFRFISNCKRISSMHHKSGELTPQEESAAEIYLSAEVQKDAYLDEYKCLKSQTCISKTSSLLLLNPIYDSRNDLIRADGRISTASFLPAAAQRPIILPKTHYFTELLVAYYHRKFHHQNQDLITCEIRRKFWIPSLKVLVRTTKSNCRTCKIINATPRQPLMAPLPRDRTTPYVSPFSYTGVDLFGPVHIKNRRNQEKRWVSVFTCMTTRAIHLEICHDQSTDAFLMSLRNFINRRGVPVRIRSDCGSNFLGIDKELRNVPDFLDHEAMKSSLTPLGIEWIFNSPKYPNAGGCWERLIGSVKRVLRVVLTEQTPKLETLQSVLCEAENIVNSRPLTDIPVSIDEPEPITPNHFLMGKPNSTQTPGPYNWKHINMRKQWRIVQQLKNMFWKQWVRQYLPDLTRRAKWCQRSEPIKINDFVFVCEIDSPRSQWLRGKVTETYPGKDGVIRTVEVTTANKTKFRRPVSRLAVLDVEQHCSESK; this is encoded by the exons ATGTTTCATAGAATAGACATTCGACCAGAAGACCAGATGTGCCAACGATTTTTATGGAGAGACGGAAGTCCTGAAAACCAATTGGAAGTTTACCAGATGCGAGCAATGATATTTGGAGCCACTTGCTCTCCCAGTTTGGCGCAACATGTGAAAAATACGAACGCAATGCAATTCAAAGATGAAAACCCAATAGCCGTTACTGCCATCACAGAAAGACATTACGTTGATGATTACGTTGACTCCTTTGAAACAGAAGAAGATGCCATTGATGTCGTGAAACAAGTAGTATGGATTCATCAAAAAGGTAATTTTGAGTTGGCAAACTTTGTTTCAAATTCGGAAAGAGTTCTAAAAGAGTTGGGAGTGCTTGATGAAGTGAATCGGGTAGTTGACGTGAACGTTGACGTTTGTGATAAAAGAGAAAGAATTTTGGGAATGCACTGGAATAACACAAAAGACGCATTCGTGTTTTCGTTTCAATTCCATAAAGTTTCTCTAGATATTTTAACTGGCGTTCGAACTCCAACAAAACGTGAAATGTTAAGCGTTATCATGAGTATATTTGATCCCTTCGGATTTTTAGCACATTTTGTTATAAGTGCAAAAATACTATTGCAAGAAGTATGGAAGAGCGGAATTCCCTGGGATACAGTGTTACCAGATCGAATATTAAACAAATGGAAGCTGTGGGTGACAGAACTTAATGACGTACAAAACATCACAATACCAAGATGTTACTCGGCCTTTTTTAAGAAAGGACGTGTCGAATTGCATATCTTTACTGATGCGAGTGAAAATGCGTATGCCGCCGTTGCTTATTGGAGAATTATTTCCAGCGATGGGGAAATAAATGTTGCGTTTGTGGCCGCAAAATCTCGATGTTCTCCAATAACACCGATGTCAATTCCTCACTTGGAACTGCAAGCAGCTATATTGGGTGTCCGCTTAAAATCTTCTATCTTAGCTGGCCATAGCAGGAATGCGGACCAAGTATATTACTGGAGTGATTCAAAAACAGTTATTAGATGGATCAATTCCAGCAGTTGCCGTTTTAAGCAATTTGTAGAACATAGGATCTCAGAAATATTAGAAGAAAGTGAACAGACACAATGGAACTGGCTACCCacaactgaaaatatcgctgatgAAGCGACGCGTGCGCGGTTTCCAGTAAATTTGGAATCCAGTTCAAG GCTTAAGAGAACCGTAGCTAGGgtttttcgatttatttcaaactgTAAGCGAATTTCTTCAATGCATCATAAAAGTGGCGAACTAACACCTCAGGAAGAATCAGCAGCGGAAATATACTTGTCAGCAGAGGTTCAAAAGGACGCCTACCTAGACGAATACAAGTGTTTAAAGTCACAGACATGTATATCGAAAACAAGTTCACTACTCTTACTGAATCCTATATACGATAGTCGGAATGATCTCATAAGAGCTGACGGAAGAATTTCTACCGCTTCATTTTTGCCAGCTGCTGCCCAACGTCCAATTATTCTACCAAAAACACATTATTTCACAGAGCTTCTTGTTGCATACTATCATCGAAAGTTTCATCATCAAAACCAAGACTTGATAACATGTGAAATACGTCGTAAGTTTTGGATACCATCTTTAAAAGTACTTGTACgaacaacaaaatcaaactgCCGAACATGTAAAATCATAAATGCCACGCCACGTCAGCCTCTTATGGCTCCTTTGCCTAGGGATCGAACAACACCGTATGTAAGCCCATTTAGTTACACAGGGGTTGATTTATTCGGCCCCGTTCATATTAAGAACCGTAGAAACCAAGAAAAAAGATGGGTTTCGGTATTTACCTGTATGACTACTCGAGCGATACATCTAGAAATATGTCATGATCAATCTACGGACGCATTTCTCATGAGCTTAAGGAATTTTATAAATAGACGAGGAGTTCCCGTTCGAATAAGGAGTGATTGTGGATCAAATTTTCTAGGAATCGACAAAGAGCTTAGAAATGTTCCCGATTTTCTTGACCATGAAGCTATGAAATCTTCCTTGACTCCACTAGGCATCGAATGGATATTCAATAGTCCAAAATATCCGAATGCAGGTGGCTGTTGGGAAAGACTAATTGGAAGTGTCAAAAGAGTATTAAGGGTTGTATTAACAGAACAAACACCGAAGTTAGAAACCTTACAAAGCGTCTTGTGTGAAGCAGAAAACATCGTAAACAGCAGGCCTTTAACTGATATTCCTGTATCTATAGATGAACCGGAACCAATAACaccaaatcattttttaatgggAAAGCCGAATTCCACTCAAACACCTGGACCTTATAACTGGAAGCACATTAACATGAGAAAACAATGGCGCATCGtacaacaacttaaaaatatgttttggaaGCAATGGGTTCGGCAATATTTACCGGATCTTACTAGACGAGCTAAGTGGTGTCAACGATCGGAACCAATCAAAATAAACGATTTCGTTTTTGTATGTGAAATTGATTCTCCAAGGTCACAATGGTTAAGAGGCAAGGTAACAGAAACTTATCCAGGCAAAGATGGCGTAATAAGAACAGTTGAAGTCACCACggcaaacaaaaccaaatttcGTCGCCCGGTTTCCCGGTTGGCAGTTTTGGACGTCGAGCAACATTGTAGTGAATCCAAATAA